In the genome of Deinococcus deserti VCD115, one region contains:
- the polA gene encoding DNA polymerase I — MTTSPTPDTLVLIDGHALAFRSYFALPPLTNSRGEATNAILGFLRMTLRLAKQRSNQVIVVFDPPVKTFRHEQFDGYKSGRAETPADLPAQINRIRAIVDALGFPRLEEPGYEADDVIASLTRKAEGSGMQVRIVTSDRDAYQLLDDHVKVIANDFSLIGPDQVFEKYGVTVRQWVDYRALTGDASDNIPGAKGIGPKTAAKLLQEYGTLEGIYEAARAGTLKPDGTRQKLLDSEEAVKFSHELSCMVTDLPLEVDFGVGRLPGDPARLDELLTELELHSVRRDVLALNGVSGAELNVPDSIHDAEASTRPEPADPLDTPAVAPWRTPGQDVVWGYVLSREDDLTAALTAAATFEASEDGEPGVVRVAPLIRPDQRLAETGVGPQTLFEGMLDPQGSAPPTKAQLKAQEKARREAEKAAAKLATRYPDTVSEAEFIGQRAVTAAGAKALAAHLSVRGTVVDPGDDPLLHAYLLDPSNTTMATVTPRYLGVPWPADAAGRAAVTARLLRDLPPQLDEARTKLYAGMEKPLAAVLTRMEVRGVRLDSEYIRGLAGAAAARLAALETEIHQHVGREFSVRSPSQLETVLYDELGLASGRKTKLTGKRSTAVAALEPLRDEHPVIPLVLEFRELDKLRGTYLDPLPSLVNPRTGRLHTTFAQTAVATGRLSSLNPNLQNIPIRSEMGREIRKGFIADKGYCLISADYSQIELRLLAHIADDPLMQQAFREGADIHRRTAAQVLGLEEQSVTSTQRRAAKTVNFGVLYGMSAHRLSNELGISYVEAAGFIETYFNTYPGIRGYIDRTLEFGRTQGYVETMYGRRRYVPELAATNRNVREAGERLAYNMPIQGTAADIIKHAMIRLDRELEALGGRLLLQVHDELLIEAPENRAEDVARLTREVMEGAAKLSVPLAVEVGTGPNWYDTK; from the coding sequence ATGACCACGTCCCCCACCCCCGATACGCTGGTGTTGATTGACGGTCACGCGCTGGCGTTCCGTTCGTACTTTGCGCTGCCGCCCCTGACCAACAGCCGGGGCGAGGCCACGAACGCCATTCTGGGGTTTCTGCGGATGACCCTCCGGCTGGCCAAGCAGCGCAGCAATCAGGTGATCGTGGTGTTCGATCCGCCGGTCAAGACGTTCCGGCACGAACAGTTCGACGGGTACAAGTCCGGCCGCGCCGAGACCCCGGCGGACCTGCCGGCGCAGATCAACCGCATCCGGGCCATCGTTGACGCCCTGGGGTTTCCCCGCCTGGAAGAACCGGGGTACGAAGCTGACGATGTGATTGCCTCCCTGACCCGCAAGGCCGAGGGCAGCGGCATGCAGGTGCGCATCGTGACCAGTGACCGCGACGCCTATCAATTGCTCGACGATCACGTCAAGGTGATTGCCAACGACTTTTCCCTGATCGGTCCGGATCAGGTGTTCGAAAAGTATGGGGTTACCGTGCGTCAGTGGGTGGACTACCGCGCTCTGACTGGTGACGCCAGCGACAACATTCCCGGGGCCAAGGGGATCGGACCCAAGACAGCCGCCAAGCTGCTGCAGGAATACGGCACGCTCGAGGGCATCTACGAGGCAGCCCGCGCCGGCACCCTGAAGCCCGACGGCACCCGGCAGAAACTGCTGGATTCCGAAGAGGCGGTGAAATTCAGCCACGAACTGTCGTGCATGGTCACGGATCTGCCGCTGGAGGTGGACTTCGGGGTGGGCCGGCTTCCTGGAGACCCTGCCCGGCTCGACGAACTGCTGACGGAACTCGAACTGCATTCCGTGCGGCGCGACGTGCTGGCACTCAACGGAGTTTCTGGAGCAGAGCTGAACGTCCCGGACAGCATTCATGACGCGGAGGCCAGTACGCGCCCGGAACCTGCCGATCCGCTGGACACTCCGGCGGTAGCGCCCTGGCGCACTCCGGGGCAGGACGTGGTCTGGGGATATGTGCTGTCACGCGAGGATGACCTCACAGCTGCACTGACCGCTGCGGCGACATTCGAGGCCTCAGAGGACGGAGAGCCCGGTGTCGTGCGTGTCGCGCCTTTGATCAGGCCCGATCAGCGGCTGGCTGAGACTGGTGTGGGGCCGCAGACCCTGTTCGAGGGCATGCTGGATCCTCAGGGCAGCGCGCCGCCCACCAAAGCGCAGCTTAAGGCCCAGGAAAAGGCCCGGCGTGAGGCGGAAAAGGCTGCAGCGAAACTGGCGACGCGGTATCCCGACACGGTCAGCGAGGCTGAGTTCATCGGACAGCGGGCAGTTACAGCGGCCGGGGCCAAGGCACTGGCAGCGCACCTGAGCGTCCGGGGAACCGTGGTGGACCCCGGCGACGACCCGCTGCTGCACGCCTACCTGCTGGACCCTTCGAATACAACCATGGCCACCGTCACGCCCCGGTACCTGGGAGTGCCCTGGCCTGCGGACGCTGCCGGCCGCGCGGCAGTCACGGCGCGGCTCCTCCGGGATCTGCCGCCGCAGCTTGACGAGGCACGCACGAAGCTCTATGCCGGTATGGAAAAGCCGCTCGCGGCAGTGCTGACCCGTATGGAAGTGCGTGGCGTGCGGCTGGACAGCGAGTACATCCGTGGGCTGGCCGGCGCTGCAGCCGCCCGCCTCGCCGCGCTGGAGACCGAAATCCACCAGCACGTGGGCCGTGAGTTCAGTGTCCGCAGCCCCTCACAGCTGGAAACTGTGCTGTACGACGAACTCGGGTTGGCCAGTGGCCGGAAGACCAAGCTGACCGGCAAGCGCTCCACGGCCGTGGCCGCTCTGGAACCCCTGCGTGACGAACACCCGGTTATTCCTCTGGTTCTGGAATTCCGCGAACTCGACAAGCTGCGGGGCACCTACCTCGACCCGCTCCCCAGTCTGGTCAATCCGCGCACCGGGCGTCTGCACACCACCTTCGCGCAGACGGCGGTGGCCACCGGGCGCCTGAGCAGCCTCAACCCCAACCTGCAGAACATCCCGATTCGCAGCGAGATGGGCCGCGAGATCCGCAAGGGCTTTATCGCCGACAAGGGCTACTGTCTGATCAGCGCTGACTATTCGCAGATTGAACTCCGGCTGCTGGCGCACATCGCCGACGATCCCCTGATGCAGCAGGCCTTCCGCGAGGGCGCGGACATTCACCGCCGCACGGCCGCGCAGGTGCTGGGGCTTGAGGAGCAGAGCGTGACATCCACTCAACGGCGCGCCGCTAAAACCGTCAACTTCGGGGTGCTCTACGGCATGAGTGCCCACCGCCTCAGCAATGAGCTGGGCATTTCCTACGTTGAAGCCGCTGGCTTTATCGAGACCTACTTCAATACGTATCCTGGCATTCGCGGGTATATCGACCGCACGCTCGAATTCGGGCGTACTCAGGGCTACGTCGAGACCATGTATGGGCGCAGGCGTTACGTTCCGGAGCTGGCCGCGACCAACCGGAATGTCCGGGAGGCCGGCGAACGACTGGCCTACAACATGCCCATCCAGGGCACGGCTGCCGACATCATCAAGCACGCCATGATCCGCCTGGACCGCGAGCTTGAAGCGCTGGGTGGCCGGCTGCTGCTGCAGGTCCACGACGAACTGCTGATCGAGGCTCCGGAAAACCGCGCCGAGGATGTGGCTCGGCTGACCCGTGAGGTGATGGAGGGGGCGGCGAAACTGAGCGTGCCGCTGGCGGTAGAGGTGGGTACCGGGCCCAACTGGTACGACACGAAATAA
- the glmM gene encoding phosphoglucosamine mutase, with protein sequence MSERKYFGTDGVRAVAGEFPLTSAWVMSLGAAAGEVLRRVNPHARVVIGKDTRQSGDMLEAALAAGLTSRGVTVIHVGVLPTPGVSYLTRHLKADAGVVISASHNPYEDNGIKFFGADGQKLSDATELQIEAAIDEVPGFAPLTGTAMGSVTNYTEAEHLYTDFLKSHAPDLSGLKIALDCANGAAYRVAPKVFQAAGADVFAIYTTPDGRNINRGCGSTHMDHLRQIVREGEYDLGVAFDGDADRALFVDSRGQVVHGDHMLLLNARARGEQAVVATIMTNMALEAKLQDAGIPLERTAVGDRYVHERLHEKGLSLGGEQSGHVLFLDISPTGDGVLTALLTLASMKKLGTTLDALHDDLVMYPQTLVNVRVQDKKAIAVDQQVQQAVRQAEEQLLGRGRVNLRPSGTENLIRVMVEGQDAAEIHEVARVLAGVVEARGQA encoded by the coding sequence ATGAGCGAACGCAAGTATTTCGGCACCGATGGAGTGCGGGCCGTGGCCGGAGAATTTCCCCTGACATCTGCCTGGGTCATGAGCCTGGGGGCAGCTGCGGGTGAGGTGCTGCGGCGCGTCAACCCGCACGCCCGCGTGGTTATTGGTAAAGACACCCGCCAGAGCGGTGACATGCTCGAAGCCGCGCTCGCGGCTGGCCTGACCAGCAGAGGCGTCACTGTGATTCATGTCGGCGTCCTGCCGACTCCCGGGGTCAGTTACCTGACCCGGCACCTGAAGGCCGACGCCGGGGTTGTTATCAGCGCCTCGCATAACCCCTACGAGGACAACGGCATCAAGTTCTTCGGAGCAGACGGCCAGAAGCTCAGTGACGCTACCGAACTTCAGATCGAAGCGGCCATCGATGAGGTTCCCGGCTTTGCGCCGCTGACAGGCACAGCCATGGGCAGCGTGACCAACTACACCGAGGCCGAGCACCTGTATACCGACTTCCTGAAAAGCCACGCTCCGGACCTGAGCGGCCTGAAGATTGCGCTGGACTGCGCCAACGGCGCGGCCTACCGGGTGGCTCCCAAGGTGTTTCAGGCGGCAGGAGCGGATGTGTTTGCGATCTATACCACCCCGGACGGGCGCAACATCAACCGGGGGTGCGGCAGCACACATATGGACCACCTGCGTCAGATCGTCCGCGAGGGCGAATATGACCTGGGCGTCGCCTTTGACGGCGACGCCGACCGGGCACTGTTCGTGGACTCGCGCGGTCAGGTGGTTCACGGCGACCACATGCTGCTGCTGAACGCCCGGGCGCGCGGCGAGCAGGCCGTGGTGGCCACCATCATGACCAACATGGCCCTGGAGGCCAAGCTGCAGGACGCCGGAATTCCGCTGGAGCGTACCGCCGTAGGTGACCGTTACGTGCACGAGCGTCTGCACGAAAAGGGTCTCAGCCTGGGTGGCGAACAGAGCGGCCATGTGCTGTTCCTGGACATCTCGCCTACAGGCGACGGGGTGCTGACCGCCCTTCTGACCCTGGCCAGCATGAAAAAACTGGGGACCACACTGGACGCTCTGCACGATGATCTCGTGATGTATCCCCAGACCCTGGTCAATGTGCGTGTGCAGGACAAGAAGGCCATTGCCGTGGACCAGCAGGTGCAGCAGGCAGTGCGGCAGGCCGAGGAGCAACTGCTGGGTCGTGGACGGGTCAACCTGCGCCCCAGCGGTACGGAGAACCTGATCCGCGTTATGGTCGAGGGCCAGGACGCCGCAGAAATTCACGAGGTCGCGCGGGTGCTTGCCGGCGTAGTCGAGGCGCGCGGACAGGCCTGA
- a CDS encoding phosphotransferase family protein, with translation MILVPPLAALHDAWAVIRGAGPAGTARVWPAELQAAFPGRRQLLEAWTGEGAAFVRYATTEGPLFLKYLPAGWRDQNAYRRLEREIRFLRDLAPVMPVDHAPLLHAALDRTRLRAHLLTPDLTAQTTGWGALTTDDQREAALHEIVRLLARLHAFWAGPGSVHLTGRWAWDPREVLTQAERIAAAVPSGHPAFFAVQAAAQALPVLLQDAPEVTLVHGDIHAGQVLWRVHDRQPVLIDYGQVHTSVPGEDLAHLLSVRLSSAERLRLGPALRETYRETLAVHGLGLSPSRLAAQERAGTGLNLLSTARQARQSSGSGVQEALGNVVQAWNELG, from the coding sequence TTGATTCTGGTTCCACCGCTGGCCGCACTGCACGATGCCTGGGCGGTGATACGCGGCGCAGGCCCGGCTGGCACAGCTCGGGTGTGGCCTGCGGAGTTGCAGGCCGCCTTTCCTGGCCGGCGACAGCTTCTGGAAGCCTGGACGGGAGAGGGCGCCGCGTTTGTCCGCTACGCTACGACTGAGGGGCCCCTTTTTCTCAAGTATCTTCCGGCCGGCTGGCGGGACCAGAACGCCTACCGCCGGCTGGAACGTGAAATCAGGTTTCTGCGTGATCTCGCACCAGTGATGCCAGTGGACCACGCGCCTCTGCTTCATGCCGCCCTGGATCGCACGCGGCTGCGCGCGCACCTGCTGACGCCCGATCTCACAGCCCAGACCACCGGATGGGGAGCGTTGACCACGGATGATCAGCGAGAAGCCGCTCTTCACGAGATCGTGCGGTTGCTCGCCCGCCTGCATGCCTTCTGGGCTGGTCCAGGTTCTGTGCACCTGACCGGGCGCTGGGCCTGGGATCCTCGGGAGGTGCTGACCCAGGCCGAACGCATCGCCGCAGCGGTTCCATCTGGCCATCCAGCATTCTTTGCCGTACAGGCGGCCGCCCAGGCCCTGCCAGTTCTTTTACAGGATGCGCCTGAAGTCACGCTGGTCCACGGCGACATTCACGCCGGACAGGTGCTGTGGCGCGTGCATGACCGTCAGCCGGTCCTGATTGATTACGGGCAGGTGCACACCTCGGTGCCCGGTGAAGACCTGGCCCATCTGCTCAGCGTGCGGCTCAGCTCAGCCGAGCGCCTGAGGCTTGGTCCGGCACTCAGAGAAACCTACCGTGAGACCCTGGCGGTTCATGGCCTTGGCCTCTCCCCTTCCAGGCTGGCAGCTCAGGAACGGGCGGGGACAGGGCTGAACCTGTTGTCAACGGCCCGTCAGGCCCGCCAGTCTTCGGGCAGCGGGGTTCAGGAGGCGCTCGGCAATGTGGTTCAGGCCTGGAACGAACTGGGCTGA